From one Blastocatellia bacterium genomic stretch:
- the cas8c gene encoding type I-C CRISPR-associated protein Cas8c/Csd1 — MLLQQLRDYSERLELPPPMYLKTPITWLIELDVNGNFRGFVATEGKGGKKDRGKEYLAPHVARSSGVRAKLLADTGEYVLGIAREKSRPERVEECHRAFVDLVRTCAKETNEPSVAAVLRFLESADLKALQLPGDFDPGDVLTFRVDGVMPIDLPSVKNFWASFATGQPDDQSASKPMQCLICGELRPAVKRLPIKIKRIPGGQTSGMAIISANVPAFESYGLEASLIAPTCQDCGERFSKAANELIENEQTHITIGPIVYLFWTKQEHTFSFATLLSSPEPGEVKALMSSAFGGKETAAQLDTMPFYATAFSASGGRVAVREWLDTTVEEAKRNLARYFALQRIVERDGTEGKPLGLYALASSTVRDASKELPPNVPKALLHVALKGGPLPMWLLFQAVKRNRAEQGITRPRAALIKMVLRSQQDSDPMEETMIELDTSNRNPAYLCGRLLALLEAVQRAAIPGANTTITDRFFGTASSAPASVFGRLLRGAQAHLGKLRREKPGTHEALQRKLEEVQAGLTTFPKTLTLEEQGLFSLGYYHQRAADRAAAIAYKQSQQKETA; from the coding sequence ATGCTACTGCAACAACTTCGTGATTACTCCGAGCGGTTAGAGCTGCCACCGCCGATGTATCTTAAGACGCCGATCACGTGGCTGATTGAGTTGGATGTGAACGGCAACTTCCGAGGATTTGTAGCGACTGAAGGTAAAGGCGGAAAGAAAGATCGAGGCAAAGAGTATCTGGCTCCTCATGTTGCACGTTCTTCGGGAGTTCGAGCGAAACTTCTGGCGGATACTGGCGAATACGTCCTCGGCATAGCCAGGGAAAAAAGTAGGCCAGAACGGGTCGAGGAGTGCCACAGGGCTTTTGTTGATTTGGTGAGGACGTGCGCAAAGGAAACCAATGAGCCATCGGTTGCTGCTGTTCTCCGGTTTCTCGAAAGTGCTGACCTTAAGGCTCTCCAGCTACCAGGGGATTTCGATCCCGGAGACGTTCTCACCTTTCGCGTGGACGGCGTCATGCCAATTGATTTGCCATCAGTGAAGAACTTTTGGGCCTCGTTCGCCACAGGTCAGCCCGACGATCAATCTGCATCAAAGCCCATGCAGTGCCTCATCTGTGGCGAGCTACGACCCGCCGTCAAGCGACTTCCGATCAAGATCAAACGTATCCCCGGTGGACAAACGTCCGGCATGGCGATCATTTCGGCGAATGTGCCCGCGTTTGAATCCTACGGGCTGGAAGCGTCACTGATTGCGCCGACCTGCCAGGACTGCGGTGAGCGGTTCAGCAAAGCGGCTAATGAGTTGATCGAAAACGAGCAGACACACATCACCATCGGCCCGATTGTATATCTTTTCTGGACGAAGCAGGAGCATACCTTCTCGTTTGCGACGCTGTTGTCATCGCCCGAGCCGGGTGAAGTCAAGGCGCTGATGAGTTCGGCCTTCGGCGGGAAGGAGACAGCGGCACAGTTAGACACGATGCCTTTCTATGCGACTGCCTTTTCAGCCAGCGGCGGGCGCGTCGCAGTGCGCGAGTGGTTGGATACTACCGTCGAAGAAGCCAAGCGGAATCTGGCCCGCTACTTTGCCCTTCAGCGCATTGTGGAGCGTGACGGCACGGAGGGCAAGCCGCTTGGCCTGTATGCACTGGCTTCTTCTACCGTGCGCGACGCCAGCAAAGAACTTCCGCCCAATGTGCCCAAAGCGTTGCTGCATGTCGCGCTCAAAGGTGGTCCATTGCCAATGTGGTTGCTGTTTCAAGCGGTCAAACGCAATCGCGCCGAACAGGGCATCACACGCCCTCGGGCGGCGCTCATTAAGATGGTTTTACGTTCACAGCAAGATTCTGACCCAATGGAGGAAACTATGATTGAACTGGACACCAGCAATCGAAATCCGGCGTACTTGTGCGGGCGGCTGCTTGCCTTGCTCGAAGCTGTGCAGCGAGCCGCTATTCCTGGAGCAAACACGACGATCACAGATCGGTTCTTTGGCACGGCTTCCTCTGCGCCCGCTTCCGTCTTCGGTCGGCTACTGCGGGGCGCGCAAGCTCATCTGGGCAAGCTCCGCCGGGAGAAACCCGGTACTCACGAAGCACTCCAACGCAAGTTAGAAGAAGTACAGGCCGGACTGACAACATTTCCCAAAACGCTCACGTTGGAAGAGCAAGGGCTTTTCAGTCTCGGCTATTACCATCAACGAGCTGCTGATCGTGCTGCCGCCATCGCTTACAAACAATCTCAACAAAAGGAAACTGCTTAA
- the cas4 gene encoding CRISPR-associated protein Cas4, whose product MPDRSDQIWADSELVMISALEHYSYCPRQCALIHLEQTFDENLYTIRGQLLHERVDEPASELHGEVRIERALPLWSKRLGLVGKADVVEFHPTPGSGRELKPYPVEYKVGPRRKWGHDDLQLCAQAICLEEMTGQSVPCGAVYHHGSRKRREVVFDEPLRQRVIETVAAVRQMLATETLPPAVNDARCEHCSLKESCLPKVVGEAARLQAIRLSLFRANDST is encoded by the coding sequence ATGCCGGATAGATCGGATCAAATCTGGGCTGACTCTGAACTGGTGATGATCTCCGCGCTGGAGCATTACTCGTATTGCCCGCGCCAGTGCGCGTTGATCCATCTGGAGCAGACATTCGATGAGAACCTCTACACCATTCGAGGCCAACTTCTGCACGAACGCGTAGACGAACCTGCAAGCGAGCTTCATGGGGAGGTAAGAATCGAACGCGCGCTGCCACTGTGGTCTAAGCGACTTGGACTTGTCGGAAAAGCCGATGTCGTTGAGTTCCACCCGACGCCCGGCAGTGGGCGAGAATTGAAACCCTATCCCGTCGAGTACAAAGTCGGACCGCGTCGCAAATGGGGTCATGATGATCTCCAACTTTGCGCGCAGGCGATCTGTCTGGAAGAGATGACCGGCCAATCTGTCCCGTGCGGCGCGGTCTATCACCACGGTTCGCGCAAACGCCGAGAGGTGGTATTCGACGAGCCGTTGCGACAGCGCGTGATAGAAACGGTGGCCGCTGTTCGTCAGATGTTGGCTACAGAGACGCTGCCACCCGCCGTCAACGATGCCCGCTGCGAACATTGCTCGCTCAAGGAGTCCTGTCTGCCGAAAGTGGTTGGAGAAGCTGCGCGGCTACAGGCGATCCGGTTATCTCTGTTTCGCGCAAACGACTCAACGTGA
- the cas1c gene encoding type I-C CRISPR-associated endonuclease Cas1c → MYQLLNTLYVTTDKAYLRLDHETLKVDVEGTTKLQVPLHHLGGIVCFGNVLVSPFLLHRCAEDGRAVVFLDHHGQFKARLEGPVSGNVLLRRAQHLAVSDSIKPPLIARNIVAGKIQNARQIVLRAARETDNPEDIAFFTECANTLLGLLASLESSTELEQMRGIEGNAARAYFSVLGRMVRVDREAFGMNGRSRRPPLDRMNALLSFLYTLLLSDCVAAAEAVGLDPQIGFLHALRPGRPALGLDLMEELRAVLADRLALTLINRQQITRDDFHQRPGGAVLLEDEARKTVVVAYQKRKQDEVQHPVLGQKVPFGLVPHIQARLLARYLRGDLSIYPPFLYR, encoded by the coding sequence ATGTATCAACTCTTGAACACGCTCTATGTGACAACGGACAAAGCCTATTTGCGACTCGATCATGAAACGCTAAAGGTGGACGTGGAGGGAACGACCAAACTCCAGGTGCCCCTACACCATTTAGGCGGGATCGTCTGTTTTGGCAACGTGCTCGTCAGCCCGTTTCTACTGCACCGTTGTGCTGAAGATGGCCGCGCCGTTGTTTTCTTGGATCATCACGGTCAGTTTAAAGCACGCCTCGAAGGGCCTGTATCAGGCAACGTGCTGCTTCGGCGTGCCCAGCATCTAGCTGTGAGTGACTCCATCAAGCCACCGTTGATTGCTCGGAACATCGTGGCGGGGAAAATCCAAAATGCCCGCCAGATCGTTCTCAGAGCGGCTCGGGAAACCGATAATCCGGAAGACATAGCCTTCTTCACTGAATGCGCCAATACGTTGCTTGGCTTATTGGCCAGCCTGGAAAGTAGCACGGAGCTTGAGCAGATGCGGGGAATCGAAGGGAATGCGGCACGGGCTTACTTCAGCGTGCTGGGTCGGATGGTGAGAGTGGATCGGGAAGCATTTGGAATGAACGGTCGAAGCCGGCGTCCCCCGCTCGACCGGATGAACGCGCTCTTGTCGTTTCTCTACACCTTGCTACTGAGCGATTGTGTGGCTGCTGCGGAAGCAGTAGGTTTAGACCCACAAATTGGTTTTTTGCATGCTCTGCGGCCGGGACGCCCGGCCTTGGGCCTTGATCTGATGGAAGAGCTTCGCGCGGTGTTAGCCGACCGCCTGGCATTGACGCTCATCAACCGCCAGCAAATCACCCGGGATGATTTTCACCAGAGACCGGGTGGGGCGGTGCTTCTAGAAGACGAGGCTCGCAAGACGGTTGTCGTTGCTTACCAGAAACGTAAGCAAGATGAAGTTCAACACCCCGTGCTTGGACAGAAGGTCCCATTCGGTTTGGTTCCTCATATCCAGGCGCGGCTTCTGGCTCGTTATCTTCGAGGCGATTTGTCAATCTATCCACCATTTCTGTATCGGTAA
- the cas7c gene encoding type I-C CRISPR-associated protein Cas7/Csd2 encodes MTNEIYTDPKRRHDFVLLFDVTDGNPNGDPDAGNLPRVDPETMQGLVTDVCLKRKVRNYVLTTKRTESAPMPGYDIYVKERGVLNREHQRAYSARNIEVGEPASLLVPQDLVPVFAPNGEPVDLPEGFTLKEGEGDGTWTLNYSGLLDAGEQKEAMKQIEESLGKKGKDFASKVVKSAKSRKPTAEEVDSAQSWMCQQYFDIRAFGAVMSTGINCGQVRGPIQLTFARSVDPVVPLDLSITRVAVTREEDAAKEREMGRKALVPYGLYIGYGFVNPHFAAQTGLSEEDLSLLWEALQRMWDLDRSASRGLMACRGLYVFTHENAKGNAPAHKLFERIRVQRKAGVEAPRQFSDYIVTIADKDLPPGVTLKALVE; translated from the coding sequence ATGACAAACGAAATCTATACTGATCCCAAACGACGCCATGACTTTGTGCTTCTCTTCGATGTAACCGACGGCAATCCCAACGGCGACCCGGATGCGGGCAACTTACCTCGCGTAGACCCGGAGACTATGCAAGGACTGGTGACTGATGTGTGTCTCAAACGCAAGGTCCGAAACTATGTACTTACTACCAAGCGGACAGAGAGCGCACCAATGCCCGGCTACGATATCTATGTCAAAGAACGAGGTGTTTTGAATCGAGAGCATCAGCGCGCCTACAGTGCCCGCAATATCGAAGTTGGCGAGCCTGCGTCCCTTCTTGTTCCACAAGACTTGGTGCCAGTGTTTGCGCCAAATGGAGAGCCGGTTGACTTGCCCGAAGGCTTCACTCTGAAAGAGGGTGAAGGTGATGGTACGTGGACTTTAAACTACTCGGGGCTTCTCGATGCGGGCGAACAGAAAGAGGCGATGAAACAGATCGAGGAAAGCCTCGGCAAGAAAGGCAAAGATTTTGCCTCAAAGGTCGTCAAGAGCGCCAAGAGCCGTAAGCCCACGGCCGAAGAGGTAGACTCAGCTCAAAGCTGGATGTGTCAACAATACTTTGACATTCGAGCGTTTGGTGCCGTGATGTCTACCGGGATAAACTGTGGTCAGGTCAGAGGCCCTATTCAACTGACTTTTGCTCGTTCCGTTGATCCGGTCGTGCCGTTAGATCTTTCAATTACACGGGTTGCCGTGACTAGGGAAGAAGACGCCGCCAAGGAAAGGGAGATGGGGCGAAAAGCGTTGGTACCCTATGGCCTCTACATTGGCTATGGCTTCGTCAATCCTCATTTCGCGGCGCAGACTGGATTATCCGAGGAAGATTTGTCCCTGCTTTGGGAGGCGCTCCAGCGTATGTGGGACCTGGATCGCTCGGCAAGTCGTGGCCTGATGGCGTGTCGGGGACTTTATGTGTTTACTCACGAAAACGCGAAAGGCAACGCACCAGCCCACAAGCTGTTTGAGCGAATCAGAGTTCAGCGCAAAGCTGGCGTCGAGGCCCCCCGGCAGTTCTCTGATTACATCGTCACCATCGCTGACAAAGACTTGCCGCCGGGTGTCACGCTGAAAGCACTGGTGGAGTAG